Proteins encoded by one window of Pelecanus crispus isolate bPelCri1 chromosome 8, bPelCri1.pri, whole genome shotgun sequence:
- the IRX6 gene encoding iroquois-class homeodomain protein IRX-6 — translation MSFSQFGYPYSTTSQFFVPASPSTTCCEAAPRSVPDASSAPAAASLCCAPYEGRLLAPGRAELNAALGMYGAPYAAGQGYGSYLPYGAEPAALYTALNPQYEIKEGAGTLHSGIAQPAAYYSYDHSLGQYQYDRYGTVDFSGSARRKNATRETTSTLKTWLYEHRKNPYPTKGEKIMLAIITKMTLTQVSTWFANARRRLKKENKMTWSPKNKAGEERKEETPREEEDYGAESEGREQKSCKEDKELRFSDLDDLEEEEEEEEEEAGKPEKGRASSLQEAPSLGAALPEALRSDCSLPGPFRAFPCAKAPAADFAPAAPHGPPPPPYAPAEKPRIWSLARTAGASAARRDSPEGRGAAGELPLPAKACRSSAFNLQPLPRSCASHRGLGEPCQYAAAGEGFGRGARGGPGGAELGGTCLDRLRTAFRPVLRRAARPFLSAGDGAPAAARLSA, via the exons ATGTCCTTCTCTCAGTTCGGATACCCCTACAGCACCACTTCACAG TTTTTCGTGCCCGCCAGCCCCAGCACGACCTGCTGCGAGGCCGCCCCCCGCTCCGTGCCGGATGCCTCCTcggcgccggccgccgcctccctctGCTGCGCCCCGTACGAGGGCCGGCTGCTGGCGCCCGGCCGCGCCGAGCTCAATGCGGCGCTGGGCATGTACGGCGCCCCGTACGCCGCCGGCCAGGGCTACGGCAGCTACCTGCCCTACGGCGCCGAGCCCGCCGCGCTCTACACCGCGCTG AACCCCCAGTATGAAATCAAGGAGGGCGCCGGCACGCTGCACTCGGGGATCGCGCAGCCCGCTGCCTACTACTCGTACGATCACTCCCTGGGGCAGTACCAGTACGACAG GTACGGGACGGTGGATTTCAGTGGTTCGGCCCGACGCAAAAATGCAACGCGAGAGACGACGAGCACCCTCAAGACCTGGTTGTACGAGCACCGCAAGAACCCCTACCCCaccaaaggagagaaaattatGCTGGCCATCATCACCAAAATGACCCTGACGCAAGTGTCCACTTGGTTTGCTAACGCCAGACGGAGGctcaagaaggaaaacaaaatgaccTGGTCCCCCAAAAACAAAgcgggggaagagaggaaagaggaaaccCCGCGGGAAGAGGAGGACTACGGCGCGGAGAGCGAAGGCAGAG agcagaagagctgcAAGGAGGACAAGGAGCTGCGGTTCAGCGACCTGGACgacctggaggaggaggaggaggaggaggaagaggaggcggGGAAGCCGGAGAAGGGCCGggccagctccctgcaggaaGCCCCCAGCCTCGGCGCGGCGCTGCCCGAGGCTCTGCGGAGCGACTGCAGCCTGCCCGGGCCCTTCCGCGCCTTTCCCTGCGCCAAGGCCCCCGCCGCGGACttcgcccccgccgccccgcacggcccgccgccgccgccctaCGCGCCCGCGGAGAAGCCGCGCATCTGGTCGCTGGCGCGCACCGCCGGGGCCAGCGCGGCGCGCAGGGACAGCCCCGAgggccgcggggcggcgggggagctgcccctgcccgccaAGGCCTGCCGGAGCTCCGCTTTCAACCTGCAGCCGCTCCCGCGGAGCTGCGCGTCCCACCGCGGCCTGGGGGAGCCGTGCCAGTACGCGGCGGCGGGCGAAG GCTTCGGGCGGGGCGCCAGGGGCGGCCCGGGAGGCGCCGAGCTGGGCGGGACCTGCCTGGACAGGCTGCGGACGGCGTTCCGGCCGGTGCTGCGGcg GGCCGCCCGCCCCTTCCTGAGCGCTGGCGACGGGGCTCCGGCTGCAGCGAGGCTCTCGGCTTGA